Proteins from a genomic interval of Uloborus diversus isolate 005 chromosome 4, Udiv.v.3.1, whole genome shotgun sequence:
- the LOC129220775 gene encoding uncharacterized protein LOC129220775, translating into MTSEASWQHVKSQENPADCASRGIAASKLKVHKLWLSGPEWLSQDSLHFPSIDLSTSSEEDVKCEEKSSTVLTNVSTSSQGSYFLEIIARYSSFSRLIRVIAWCKRFINNCRSSRVSGVLTSKEVDDATKIVIQTVQESQFHSEIQLLKKRHPLPNSSKLLPLGIFLDTDGIIKVGGRLKNSSLSPIQKHPILLPKSHPLTNLVIQYFHHISLHSGPQLTLCCIRQKFWIPSGRGVVGRLLSKCQTCFRFRAKSSEQLMGNLPANRFSTGRAFLNVGIDFGGPFITKPNVPRSKVKLKSYLALFICMATKAVHLEVVSDLSTDAFLAAFRRFISRRGKPTNMFSDNATNFKGASSYLKEQFKLIKSVEVQNFVTQESIKWHFIPPTAPHVGGLWEAGIKSTKQLLIKTMKSAVLNFEELVTLVTQIEACLNSRPLTPLSNDPQDLQPLTPGHFLIGAPMTSFPEEVPSQSACLRKRWNLIQHLRGQFWRRWHLEYLNQLQQRTKWKKPRRNLRVNDLVLVKEDNLPPLQWSLGRVVQVFPGDDGAVRVVDVKTQRGQFRRPITKCCLLPTED; encoded by the coding sequence atgacttCTGAAGCATCCTGGCAACATGTGAAGAGTCAAGAAAACCCTGCCGATTGTGCTTCACGAGGTATTGCAGCTTCCAAGCTAAAAGTTCATAAACTGTGGTTGTCAGGGCCAGAGTGGCTAAGTCAGGATTCTTTACACTTTCCATCAATTGATTTGTCGACTTCCTCTGAAGAAGACGTGAAATGTGAGGAGAAGTCATCCACCGTTCTTACTAATGTCTCAACATCAAGTCAAGGCAGCTATTTTTTGGAAATCATAGCTAGGTATTCATCATTCTCACGTTTAATCCGAGTCATAGCTTGGTGTAAAAGATTCATCAACAATTGCAGATCATCTAGAGTTTCTGGTGTGCTAACATCAAAAGAGGTGGATGATGCTACCAAGATTGTTATTCAAACTGTACAAGAATCACAGTTTCATTCCGAAATTCAACTTTTAAAGAAGAGACATCCTCTTCCCAACAGCAGCAAGCTTCTGCCTCTAGGTATTTTTCTGGACACTGATGGAATAATCAAAGTTGGAGGAAGATTAAAAAATTCGAGCCTGAGTCCAATTCAAAAACACCCAATCCTCCTTCCTAAGAGCCATCCCCTCACTAATCTGGTCATTCAGTATTTTCATCATATCAGTTTGCACAGTGGACCTCAACTTACCTTATGCTGCATTCGACAGAAATTCTGGATTCCTTCTGGCAGAGGAGTAGTCGGAAGACTTTTATCCAAGTGCCAAACCTGCTTTCGCTTCAGAGCCAAATCGAGTGAGCAGCTCATGGGGAATTTGCCTGCAAATAGGTTCAGTACTGGCAGAGCGTTTTTAAACGTTGGCATCGACTTTGGAGGACCATTCATCACCAAACCCAACGTTCCACGaagcaaagtaaaattaaaatcctacCTAGCGCTCTTCATTTGCATGGCAACAAAGGCTGTGCACCTTGAGGTTGTTTCGGACCTCTCAACAGATGCCTTTTTGGCAGCATTCCGGCGCTTCATATCCAGACGAGGAAAACCAACCAACATGTTTTCCGACAATGCAACTAACTTCAAAGGAGCCTCTTCATATCTAAAGGAACAGTTCAAGCTAATCAAATCTGTTGAAGTGCAGAACTTTGTAACTCAAGAATCCATTAAATGGCACTTCATACCCCCCACGGCACCTCACGTCGGCGGACTCTGGGAAGCTGGCATCAAATCGACCAAGCAGCTTCTAATTAAAACAATGAAATCAGCTGTTCTGAACTTTGAAGAGCTTGTGACATTGGTAACTCAGATTGAAGCATGCTTAAATTCAAGGCCTCTAACTCCTCTGTCTAATGACCCTCAAGACTTGCAACCTCTTACGCCAGGACATTTCTTGATTGGTGCTCCAATGACTTCTTTTCCAGAAGAGGTCCCTTCACAATCAGCGTGCTTAAGGAAGCGATGGAATTTAATTCAACATCTCCGAGGTCAGTTCTGGAGGAGATGGCACCTGGAGTACCTAAATCAATTACAACAAAGAACCAAGTGGAAGAAACCAAGACGAAACCTGAGAGTCAACGATTTGGTCCTTGTGAAGGAGGACAATCTCCCACCTCTGCAATGGAGCCTAGGCAGAGTTGTTCAAGTATTTCCAGGAGACGATGGTGCTGTTCGAGTCGTGGATGTCAAGACCCAACGGGGACAATTCAGACGCCCTATTACCAAGTGTTGCCTACTGCCAACGGAAGACTGA